CTCCAGAAAATTGAATATCATTCCCCGGGACTTTTTACGCCCCGGGGATCACACGAAGGCGATTACTGCTTCACGTAGATGGCGTCGTAGTTGATGACGCGGGTTGGATCGATATAGATATTGTCGGCACCGCCCATGCGCACCGACTTGGCAACGACGCGCCGCTCGTTGATAAGCGGAATCCACGGAGCATCGGCCATGATGTCTGTGAATATCTTGCCCCATGTAGCCGAGCGTTCGGCCACCTTAGCCGGATCAGACATCGAATCCGCAGCAACCGCCCGTTTGTCGATATCCTGATTGCAATACCAGGACCAATTCCAGCCACCGGCTACAGCGCCGGAGCAGCCGAGGATTGGTCCGTAGAAATTCGACGGGTCCGGAAAGTCCGCGATCCAGGCCATGCCGCCAGACCAGATCATGGGTGCTTCACCCTCGGTCCCGCCTGCAGCGATAACGTTCGCTTGCGCCAGCGCGCGAACTTCCGCCTTCACGCCGACAGCCGCCAAATCCTGCTGAATCGCCTGCGCTATACGCGGCTGTGGATCTGTGTTGGTGGAGTAGAGCACGGTTTCGAAACCGGTCGGGAACCCTGCCTCCGCCAGCAGCGCTTTGGCCTTTTCAACGTCATAGGCATAGCCGGTAAAGCTCTTGTCATAGCCCGGCATTAGTGGCGGAAGCGGCTGGTTCGCCGCCGTCGCACGGCCGTTCAGGATACGCGTAATGCGATCCTTGTTGATTGCCATGTTGAGCGCTTGGCGAACCTTAAGATTGTCGAGGGGCTTTACCTTCGTGTTCAACGTAATGTAGCCGGTTTGAAGTTGTTGGCCATCGACGATCATCTTCGGACCATCGGCAGAGTTCTTGATCTCGAGAAACTTTGCCGGAGGTATGCCATCGCC
This window of the Phyllobacterium zundukense genome carries:
- a CDS encoding ABC transporter substrate-binding protein; the protein is MFKSWLRNTTIATVLALTPLPSFAQDTPQQGGDIIVTYKDDIATLDPAIGYDWVNWSMIKSLYSRLMDYEPGTANLIPSLAETFGVSDDGLTYTFKLRKGVKFTNGREVVASDVKYSIERAVNPKTQGPGAGFFGSIKGYEDVTGGKTTTLEGIAAPDDSTVIFHLSRPDATFLHVLAINFASVVPHEAVEAAGGDFGKKPVGSGTFVLKDWTIGQHLVFERNPDYFVKDMPHIDKFTVEVGQEPLVALLRLQKGEVDIAGDGIPPAKFLEIKNSADGPKMIVDGQQLQTGYITLNTKVKPLDNLKVRQALNMAINKDRITRILNGRATAANQPLPPLMPGYDKSFTGYAYDVEKAKALLAEAGFPTGFETVLYSTNTDPQPRIAQAIQQDLAAVGVKAEVRALAQANVIAAGGTEGEAPMIWSGGMAWIADFPDPSNFYGPILGCSGAVAGGWNWSWYCNQDIDKRAVAADSMSDPAKVAERSATWGKIFTDIMADAPWIPLINERRVVAKSVRMGGADNIYIDPTRVINYDAIYVKQ